The DNA region GGGTTCGATCACCCGTCGTCATTGGAACTAATCGATTTCGGCGGCGAGACCGGACTTCGACTGCTGGTTACGCACGAAGCCGACGAACAACCGCATGTGTTCACGCCGAAGGATTTTCTGCCCAGCGCGACGGAGCCAGCTGGTCCCCTGTCGCCGGGCTCGGGCTTATTGCTCACGCTTTTTCAAGCGGGATTCCGCGTCTTGGCGACGAGCATCCTGATCGCGCCGGAGTTGCCATTGAACGTGGCGGCGTTTTTGGCCCAGTTTGTGGACGCCGAAGCGGATGGTCCCGAAGCGCAAGCTGCCGGCGGCGCGGTTGCGAATGCAATTGAGACCGTGAATCGGCTGTGGCTCGGCGCGGACGCGATCATGGCAGGATTGAGACATTCCGTCGATGTTGCTTTGAAGGCAGTCGATGCTTTCGCGAAGTCCGACCTGACGAACGAACATCTGCCGGAGCGCATGGCCGCCGCCACGGCCGAGGGAGCAGCGTCATGGGGCGAGATGCTGGGCGAAATCGCCGCCGAGCTCGCCGGCCGATTAGATGCCGCGTCGTCCGACATCGTATTGGCGGAACCGGAACAACGTTTGGCCGCGCCGCGTTCGATGACGCCAGAAAGCGAAGAGCCCGGCCCGTTGCCTACCGAGCCAGCGCGGGACATTGCGACATCCGTCGCGCCGGCGAACAACACGGCAACCATCACACCCGCTCATTTAGAGGAACCGCTGCCGTTGCCGGAAGCGAACGGCGAACCGCGGCCGCTAACGAAGTCCGCCGTGCAGATCACCTGGCCTTGGCAACTCTGGGCCGGCGCACTCGCCTTCAGCGCCGCGGCCCTCGGCGCGGGCGGTTATGCCGCACACCGCCGCCGACAACGCCTGAACATCGAACACCTCGACGACTAACGAACGACAAACAACACATCGTCTCCTTTCGCTCCGCGAAAGGCATCCAACGACTCCACCTACCAACGACGTCATCTCCCCCCATGTCCACGCCCATCAAACAACTTTTGCCGGAACAATGGTGGCGGATCGCCGCTTGCGTCGACGCCTATGAGGCCGCGAGCGACGAGGGCTCTACTGACTTGCGCAACTTTGTCGGCGAGTTGCCGCACGACGAGCGCCCCGCAGCGCTGGCGGAGTTGATCAAAGTCGACGTGGAACGGCGGCAACTGCGCGGCGATGCGCGCACGCTGGAAAGCTATCTCGCCGATTACCCCGAAGTCCGCCCGGAGTTATTGGCGACCAGCGAGGCCCTGCCGGCGAGCGACGACGCCGAAGCGTCCGCGATGCCGGAACAGGCGCACGTGGGCACGGTGCCGTTCGGCGTGGCGCCGGCGCCGACCGAGCGGTTCAAGGGACAAGGTTCCGGCACATTGCCGACCAATTTTGGAAGTCGAGCGGCGGAATTGCAATCGGATACCTCGCCGGCGACCGAGACCTCGGCGCTCGATCGCGCGGCGCCGGCTGCCGGGGGCGCTGGAGCGGGTGCAACGGTGATCGGCCACGGCGAAGCGGTCGCGCCGGAGGACGATCCCAGTCGCGCGGCACATACGTTGGAAGTCGATACGGCGGCCACGGCGCGCAGTCGTTCGGCCCAGCCGGTGGCGAATGCTACGAAGGCCAGTCTGGGCTCGTCGCGCATGCTGAGCGAAACCGGCGTGCCCGGCGGAACCATTGGGCGTTATCGGATCCTCGGCACGCTCGGCGCCGGCACGTTTGGCGTCGTCTATCAATGCCGCGACGAGGACCTGAAGCGCGACGTGGCAATCAAAGTCCCGCGAGCCGGCCGCGCTCACGCCAGTCAACAGACGAAGCAATTCTCGCATGAAGCACAGAGCGCCGCGCGATTGCGGCATCCCGGCATCGTCACGGTGCTTGACAAGGGCGCGACCGACGACGGGCGGACGTACATTGTCTACGAGTTCGTCGCCGGCGCTTCGCTGCAAGCCAGGATGCAACGCGGCGGCTATACGCATCGCGAGGCGGCGCTATGGTCGGCCGAGATCGCCGAGGCGCTGCATCATGCCCATCAGCACGGGATCGTGCATCGCGACATCAAGCCGGCCAACGTCCTGTTGGATGAACGCGGCAAGGTGAAAGTCGCCGACTTCGGCCTGGCGAAAATGGACGACGCGTTCTTCATCGACGATCAAGGCCGCGTGCTGGGCACGGTCGCCTACATGAGCCCCGAACAGGCGGCGGGCAAGTCGGAATGGTCCAGTCCACAGTCCGATATCTACGCCGTGGGCGTGGTGCTGTACGAATTGCTCTGCCGCAAACTGCCGTTCAGCAAAGGCAGCACCGACGACATCTTGAAACAAGTCATCGCCCGACCCCCAGCCCCGCCGCGCACGGTGGACGACACGATTCCGGCGGAACTGGAACGCATTTGCCTCAAGGCGATGGCGAAGGATCCGTCGGCGCGTTACACGACGTCCGGCGACATGGCGGCGGAGTTGCGCGCCGCAATCGCACCAACGGCGCCGCCGAAGGTTCCGCCGCGAAACCTTTATATCTGGGGCGCTGCCGGCGGCGGCGCGTTGGCCTTGGCGGCACTGCTGTTTTTCGTTTTGCGGCCACGGGAGCAAACATCACTGCCGCCGGCGACGATCGCGAAGATCGATCGAGTTCTCCAGGCGCAACTCGATGCGGTGGCCAAGGACCCGGTCGTCCAAATCGACTTACAGCGCGCTGACCAAGGCGGTAGTCACAAGCTGCTTGACAACGACGACCTCCCGCTCCACGAAGGGGACAAGCTGCAAATCCACGTCGCGCTGCCGCAGCCGCAATTCGTCTACGCGTATTGGTATGACTCCTCCGGAACAACCGTTCGATTGTGGCCGAGGGACGTGGCCGCACAAAACCCTGTGGCGAAGGTGGACATCCCGCAAGGCGACAACGAGTGGCAAACGCTCGACGCCGCGCGGGGGTACGAGATGTTGATCTTGGCCGTGCGCGACGAGGAATTGACCGATCAAGAGTTGCAAGAGTTCGAGCGCCGTCCCGCGTTTGCCGCGAGCCACGACCTGGCGTTCAAAAACATCACCGTGGTTGGCTCGGACGTCGCCGTGCGAAGCAGTCGGGGACTTTCAGCCGTCGTGACCTCGAAGAAGAATCCGCTGGATCGCGATTTCGAACAGTCGTTGCAGGAACGCTTCGACGCCTACTACGGCCTCGCCTTCCCCCATCAATGAACGAGTGCCGTATGGCGACATCCACTATCATTCGCTGTCTCGGCGCGTGCCTCGTATGGTTTGCGAGCGTTGGCGCGCTGCGCGCGGCGGACGATCCCGCCACGAACGTCGATCACGGTCAGATCTTTTATCGGCAGGGAGACTACGCCCGAGCCGCGCCGCTGTTGCAGAGCGCGCTGGAAGCCATCGACCAGGGGCAATTGAGCGAGGAGCAGTATCTGGCGCGTTGTCTGACGCCATTGGTGGATATCTACGTCACTTCGAGCCGTTTCGAGGAGGCGTTGCCCCTCGCGGAGCGGCAACTGCGCTGGTTCGAAAAGTTGCCGGACGATGGCGACACTCTACGCCAGCGCCGCGAGTTCCGTGGGCGCATTGGCGATATCCACGCCGGCTTGGGGAATCTCGAGGAAGCCCGCAAGGCCTGGCGTGCGGCGCTTGAAATGCCGGAGGGAAATGCGCGCGATAGTGGCGTGTGGCGGTTGGAAACGCAATGGAAACTGGCGGACCCGGCGACGAATCCGCTCGCGCCGCGCACAACGCAAGAGCAACTAGCGCAGGACGCCACGGCGATTCGCCAGCAACTCGCCAGCGCTGCTCCGCCACCGCTTGATTTGCTGGTGCGCGCGACGAAGGTGGAAGCCAGTTGCCTGGCAGCGCTCGATCAACAGCGCGAAGCGCTCGCCGCAAACCGGTCCCTGCTCCAACAATTCCCGGCGCGCCCTGCGCATCCGGCAGCGTTCGCCATCTTGATCCAAACGGCGAGCTGGGAACGGGAACTGAGTGAATTTGACGCCGCCGCGGCGCGGTTACGGGCGGAATTGCGAAATCTGGAAGCGGATGATCAGAGTCTGCGCCGCGCGATCGCGCTCAAAGAACTTGGACTGACGCTGAAACTCGCCGGCCAGCCGCACGATGCCGCCAACGCTTGGAAGATGCTGATTGCGGCCGAACAGCTATACCACAAGTTGGGCAAGCCGCGTAGCGATTTGGAGCGTTACGCGTCGCTCGATCGCATTCGCCTGGCCTACGAGGAATTGGGCGACTTCGCCGATGCGCTCCGCGCGGCGGAGGCCGCCTACGAGCTGGCCAAGTCCTCGCCAGCGTGGCGCCGCCACGCGACCGACGTGCTCGGCGCGCTGTGTACCGCCAACGGCCAATATGAGCGCGCGGTGGAATTGTTGAGCGAAAGCCTGGAACTGGCGAAGCAAGACCCGCACGCTCCGCCCGAGGCCCTTCCCACCACGCTCACGAATCTCGGAAACGCCTATCGCAAGCTCGGCCGCTACGACGATGCCGAGCAGGCCTTTATCGAAGTACTAGCTCGTTGCAAGTCGCTTTACCAGCCGGGCGACCTGCCGCTGGCGGAAGCCCAGAGCAACGTGGCCGCCATCGCCAGCGAGCGCGGCCGTCACGCCGAAGCGATCGCGCTGTTGCGCGAGGCCTTGGCCGGTGCGGAACGCGCTGGACCGAGCGGCAAACCATTGCGGGCGGCGCTGCTGCAATTCCTGGCAATGAATTACCTATCTCAGGGCCAAAAAGATCGGGCCGCCGAACACCTTCAGGCCGCGATCGACGTCGATCCCGCTGCGCCGCTCCAGTCGATCGACGCGGCGCGCCGCGCAGTGGAGCGCTATCTCGCCTTGGCGCTCGTGCAACTCAGCAGGAATCAACTGCCTGAAGCGGAACGCGCCGCGCGCGCCGGGCTTGATCTGGCGACGCTTCACCAATTGAAGAACGACGGCGTGTACGCCTCGGCGGAGCGGTTACTCGGACGAATCGCGCTCGCCAACGGACGGAAGTCGGCGGCGGAGAAGTTTTGGCTCGCCGCGCTCCATTCACAAGAACAGCGCCGCGCCGCCACCGAAGCGGCCCGCACGCTAGCAGACTTGGGCAATCTCGCGGTCCGCGAAAAGCAATTCGACGCCGCCGAAAAATACTATCGCCGCGCCCTGGCCCAACAATCCGACGTGCATGACCTGCCCATCCTGCACTACAACATCCTCGGCAACCTCGGGCAGTTGATCTACTACTCGAAGGGCGATCACGCGGCCGGCCTGCAATTGTTGAAGCAAGCGGCGGACTTGCTGGAGACGCCCCGCGCCGCGACGATCGGCGGCGGCGAGCGGCAGCGAGCCGAGTTCTTCGCACGGGATGCCACGGTGTTCGACCTACTCGTCGACAACAACCTCGCCGCCGGTGATGTAGCGACAGCCTTCCGATATGCGGAACGCGCGCGGAACCGTACCTTCTTGGATCAACTGCAACTTGCGGGCGTCGATCTGCGCGATACGCTGCCTGCCGACGCCCGTGCCGCTTTGTTGCAGCGAGAACGTGAGCTCGCGGATCGCCTGGCCAAGTCCCGCACAGAGTTGTCCGCAAATCACGGCCAACCTTCTCAGGCCGCGCGCGACAAGCAACTCGGCGCGCAGGTCCGTGCGCTGCAACAAGACTTTGCGCAAGTCTGGGGCGAAATTCGCGATGCCAGCCCGTTCTATCGCGAAATATTGTCGCGGCGGATGAGTATCGGCTCGCTCGAAGCAGTTCAACGCGAGGCGATCCCGCCCGACGCGTTGATGCTGTTTTATGCGCTGGGCGATTTTCAGAGCCATCTGCTTGTCATCGGTCACGAGCCTGGCGACGTGAAGGCATTCGATCTCGTACTGCCCGAAGCACTCGCCGCCGACCTCAAACTGGAATCCCGCGCACTGACTCGCGCCACAGCGGTGCGCTTGGTCGACGAGTACTTGGCCGCGCTCCGCGACGTCGAAGGAGGCCGCGGACTGGCCGGCATCGTGCAGTCTCCGCGAGGTCTCATGGCGCCCGATCGCGGCCGCCTGGTGACAGAAGTCTTCCTGCCGGCCGACGTCCGCAAATACATCGGCCAACGCGGACCGGACCACGCCATCGTCGTGCCCGACGGTGCGTTGCATCAACTACCGCTGGAATGCCTCGTGATCACGCCGGGTAATCAGCCGGTGTTCGCGCTCGATACGTTGCCGCCGCTCACCTATGCTCCGTCGGCGACAATTCTGTTGAGCCTTTTACAACGAACCGCGAATGCGAAAGGCGGCGACGCGGCGGAGTTGCTCTCGGTCGGCAATCCGAGCTACCAGAATGGTAAGTCGACTCACGAAATCGCGGCCACGCGCGACGCCTTCGTCGATTTCGGCGGCCAGCTTGACGAGTTGCCCGGCACCTTGATCGAATGCCGCCGCGCCGTGGAAGCCTTCGGCGCAGATCGAAGTCTCCTGTTCGTCGGCGAACAAGCTTCGGAATCAGCCGTCCGCGAACACATCGCCGGTCGCCGCTACGTGCATCTCGCGGCGCACGGTCTCGTTGACGAGCAGGCCGACAATCTCTTTGGCGCGATCGCCCTTACGCCCCCCGCCACGCCGTCGGTCGACGAAGACGGCTTTCTTGCGCTGCATGAAATCTACGCATTGAATCTCAACGGCTGCGAGCTTACTGCGCTCAGCGCCTGCCGCACAAACGTCGGCGGCGACCGTCCGCTGGAAGCCGGCTCGACGCTGGCTAGAGCGTTTCTGGCTGCCGGAGCGCGCCGCGTGGTCTGCAGCCAGTGGAATGTCGACGACGCGGCCGGCAGCGAACTCGTCGCCACGCTCTGGGAGGAAATCGCCGCGATGGAAAAATCCGGCCAGCGAATTCACTACGCGAAGGCGCTCCGCAGCGCCCAGCGCCGCATCCGCCAACAGCCGGAATTGGCTTCGGCCTACTATTGGTCCCCGTTCGTACTCATCGGCCCGGCAGTGGGCGACTAAGGCGGTGGGAGTTTGAAGTTTTCAGTGTTCAGTTTTCAGTGACGACGGCTTCTCAAAACACTGAAAACTGAAAACTC from Planctomycetia bacterium includes:
- a CDS encoding CHAT domain-containing protein translates to MATSTIIRCLGACLVWFASVGALRAADDPATNVDHGQIFYRQGDYARAAPLLQSALEAIDQGQLSEEQYLARCLTPLVDIYVTSSRFEEALPLAERQLRWFEKLPDDGDTLRQRREFRGRIGDIHAGLGNLEEARKAWRAALEMPEGNARDSGVWRLETQWKLADPATNPLAPRTTQEQLAQDATAIRQQLASAAPPPLDLLVRATKVEASCLAALDQQREALAANRSLLQQFPARPAHPAAFAILIQTASWERELSEFDAAAARLRAELRNLEADDQSLRRAIALKELGLTLKLAGQPHDAANAWKMLIAAEQLYHKLGKPRSDLERYASLDRIRLAYEELGDFADALRAAEAAYELAKSSPAWRRHATDVLGALCTANGQYERAVELLSESLELAKQDPHAPPEALPTTLTNLGNAYRKLGRYDDAEQAFIEVLARCKSLYQPGDLPLAEAQSNVAAIASERGRHAEAIALLREALAGAERAGPSGKPLRAALLQFLAMNYLSQGQKDRAAEHLQAAIDVDPAAPLQSIDAARRAVERYLALALVQLSRNQLPEAERAARAGLDLATLHQLKNDGVYASAERLLGRIALANGRKSAAEKFWLAALHSQEQRRAATEAARTLADLGNLAVREKQFDAAEKYYRRALAQQSDVHDLPILHYNILGNLGQLIYYSKGDHAAGLQLLKQAADLLETPRAATIGGGERQRAEFFARDATVFDLLVDNNLAAGDVATAFRYAERARNRTFLDQLQLAGVDLRDTLPADARAALLQRERELADRLAKSRTELSANHGQPSQAARDKQLGAQVRALQQDFAQVWGEIRDASPFYREILSRRMSIGSLEAVQREAIPPDALMLFYALGDFQSHLLVIGHEPGDVKAFDLVLPEALAADLKLESRALTRATAVRLVDEYLAALRDVEGGRGLAGIVQSPRGLMAPDRGRLVTEVFLPADVRKYIGQRGPDHAIVVPDGALHQLPLECLVITPGNQPVFALDTLPPLTYAPSATILLSLLQRTANAKGGDAAELLSVGNPSYQNGKSTHEIAATRDAFVDFGGQLDELPGTLIECRRAVEAFGADRSLLFVGEQASESAVREHIAGRRYVHLAAHGLVDEQADNLFGAIALTPPATPSVDEDGFLALHEIYALNLNGCELTALSACRTNVGGDRPLEAGSTLARAFLAAGARRVVCSQWNVDDAAGSELVATLWEEIAAMEKSGQRIHYAKALRSAQRRIRQQPELASAYYWSPFVLIGPAVGD
- a CDS encoding protein kinase — protein: MSTPIKQLLPEQWWRIAACVDAYEAASDEGSTDLRNFVGELPHDERPAALAELIKVDVERRQLRGDARTLESYLADYPEVRPELLATSEALPASDDAEASAMPEQAHVGTVPFGVAPAPTERFKGQGSGTLPTNFGSRAAELQSDTSPATETSALDRAAPAAGGAGAGATVIGHGEAVAPEDDPSRAAHTLEVDTAATARSRSAQPVANATKASLGSSRMLSETGVPGGTIGRYRILGTLGAGTFGVVYQCRDEDLKRDVAIKVPRAGRAHASQQTKQFSHEAQSAARLRHPGIVTVLDKGATDDGRTYIVYEFVAGASLQARMQRGGYTHREAALWSAEIAEALHHAHQHGIVHRDIKPANVLLDERGKVKVADFGLAKMDDAFFIDDQGRVLGTVAYMSPEQAAGKSEWSSPQSDIYAVGVVLYELLCRKLPFSKGSTDDILKQVIARPPAPPRTVDDTIPAELERICLKAMAKDPSARYTTSGDMAAELRAAIAPTAPPKVPPRNLYIWGAAGGGALALAALLFFVLRPREQTSLPPATIAKIDRVLQAQLDAVAKDPVVQIDLQRADQGGSHKLLDNDDLPLHEGDKLQIHVALPQPQFVYAYWYDSSGTTVRLWPRDVAAQNPVAKVDIPQGDNEWQTLDAARGYEMLILAVRDEELTDQELQEFERRPAFAASHDLAFKNITVVGSDVAVRSSRGLSAVVTSKKNPLDRDFEQSLQERFDAYYGLAFPHQ
- a CDS encoding VCBS repeat-containing protein, which produces GADLVTVNARGGSLTFYSNFLSGPLGGVTIATGGLRPTSAVARDFNDDGRLDLVVANNASGSLSVLLGFDAGLSLAAVVNELGFDHPSSLELIDFGGETGLRLLVTHEADEQPHVFTPKDFLPSATEPAGPLSPGSGLLLTLFQAGFRVLATSILIAPELPLNVAAFLAQFVDAEADGPEAQAAGGAVANAIETVNRLWLGADAIMAGLRHSVDVALKAVDAFAKSDLTNEHLPERMAAATAEGAASWGEMLGEIAAELAGRLDAASSDIVLAEPEQRLAAPRSMTPESEEPGPLPTEPARDIATSVAPANNTATITPAHLEEPLPLPEANGEPRPLTKSAVQITWPWQLWAGALAFSAAALGAGGYAAHRRRQRLNIEHLDD